In Erigeron canadensis isolate Cc75 chromosome 6, C_canadensis_v1, whole genome shotgun sequence, the following are encoded in one genomic region:
- the LOC122602828 gene encoding clathrin heavy chain 1-like produces MAAANAPITMKEALTLPSIGINPQFVTFTNVTMESDKFICVRETSPQNSVVIIDMNMPMQPLRRPITADSAIMNPISKILALKAQLPGTTQDHLQIFNIEMKAKMKSHQMPEQVVFWKWVTPKMLGMVTQTSVYHWSIEGDAEPVKMFDRTANLSNNQIINYKCDPSEKWLVLIGIAPGSPERPQLVKGNMQLYSVDQQRSQALEAHAASFASFKVPGNENPSILISFATKSSNAGQVTSKLHIIELGAQPGKPSFIKKQADLFFPPDFADDFPVAMQISHKYGLIYVITKLGLLFVYDLETATAVYRNRISPDPIFLTSEASSVGGFYAVNRRGQVLLATVNESTIVPFVSGQLNNLELAVNLAKRGNLPGAENLVVQRFQELFAQTKYKEAAELAAESPQGILRTPDTVAKFQSVPVQSGQTPPLLQYFGTLLTKGKLNAFESLELSRLVVNQNKKNLLENWLAEDKLECSEELGDLVKTVDNDLALKIYIKARATPKVVAAFAERREFDKILIYSKQVGYVPDYLFLLQTILRSDPQGAVNFALMMAQMEGGCPVDFNTITDLFLQRNLIREATAFLLDVLKPNLPEHAHLQTKVLEINLVTFPNVADAILANGMFSHYDRARIAQLCEKAGLYVRALQHYTELPDIKRVIVNTHAIEPQSLVEFFGTLSQEWALECMKDLLLVNLRGNLQIIVQVAKEYCEQLGVEACIKLFEQFKSYEGLYFFLGSYLSSSEDPDIHFKYIEAAAKTGQIKEVERVTRESNFYDAEKAKNFLMEAKLPDARPLINVCDRFGFIPDLTHYLYTNNMLRYIEGYVQKVNPGNAPLVVGQLLDDECPEDFIKGLILSVRSLLPVEPLVDECEKRNRLRLLTQFLEHLVSEGSQDVHVHNALGKIIIDSNNNPEHFLTTNPYYDSRVVGKFCEKRDPTLAVVAYRRGQCDEELINVTSRNSLFKLQARYVVERMDGDLWEKVLNPENEYRRQLIDQVVSTALPESKSPEQVSAAVKAFMTADLPHELIELLEKIVLQDSAFSGNFNLQNLLILTAIKADPSRVMDYINRLDNFDGPAVGEVAVEAQLYEEAFAIFKKFNLNVQAVNVLLDNIQSIPRAVEFAYRVEEDAVWSQVAKAQLRDGLVSDAIESFIRADDATQFLDVIRAAEDDECYHDLVKYLLMVRQNTKEPKVDNELIYAYAKIDRLSDIEEFILMPNVANLHNVGDRLFDEALYEAAKIIYAFISNWAKLAVTLVRLQQFQGAVDAARKANSAKTWKEVCFACVDAEEFRLAQICGLNIIVQVDDLEEVSEYYQNRGCFNELISLMESGLGLERAHMGIFTELGVLYARYRHEKLMEHIKLFSTRLNIPKLIRACDEQQHWKELTYLYIQYDEFDNAASTVMNHSPEAWDHMQFKDIIVKVASVELYYKAVHFYFREHPDLINDVLNVLALRVDHTRVVDIIRKEGQLPLVKPYMVAVQSNNVSAVNEALNEIYVEEEDYDRLRESINFHDNFDQIALAQKIEKHELLEMRRVAAYIYKKAGRWKQSIALSKKDKVYKDAMETASQSGDRELAEELLVYFIEQGKKECFASCLFVCYDLIRPDVALELAWLNNMIDFAFPYLLQFIREYTGKVDELIKDKIEALKETKARENEEQDVIKQHNMYAQLLPLALPAPPGMGGGMGGGFAPPPPMGGMGMPPMPPYGMPSMGSY; encoded by the exons TTGCCGAGCATAGGGATCAATCCGCAGTTCGTTACATTTACAAATGTTACAATGGAGTCAGATAAGTTTATATGTGTTCGTGAAACGTCGCCTCAGAACAGTGTGGTGATTATTGATATGAACATGCCAATGCAGCCGTTGAGGAGGCCTATTACTGCTGATTCGGCTATTATGAATCCTATTTCCAAGATTTTGGCTTTAAAAG CTCAACTCCCTGGCACCACTCAGGATCACTTGCAGATATTTAATATTGAAATGAAAGCGAAAATGAAATCTCATCAGATGCCTGAGCAG GTTGTATTTTGGAAGTGGGTTACCCCTAAGATGTTGGGCATGGTGACCCAAACATCGGTGTACCATTGGTCAATTGAGG GCGATGCTGAACCTGTAAAGATGTTTGATAGAACTGCGAATCTATCAAACAATCAGATTATAAATTACAAATGCGATCCATCTGAGAAATGGCTGGTGTTGATTGGAATTGCCCCTGGCTCACCAGag AGACCACAATTAGTTAAAGGAAATATGCAGCTTTATTCTGTTGATCAGCAGCGGAGCCAAGCTCTAGAAGCACACGCAGCATCATTTGCCTCCTTCAAA GTCCCTGGCAACGAGAATCCTTctattcttatttcttttgcTACCAAAAGCTCTAATGCTGGACAGGTTACATCAAAGCTGCATATCATTGAGCTCGGGGCCCAGCCAG GAAAGCCTTCTTTTATCAAGAAACAAGCAGACCTTTTCTTCCCTCCTGATTTTGCAGACGATTTTCCTGTTGCCATGCAG ATATCTCACAAGTATGGCTTGATTTATGTTATCACCAAGCTGGGGCTTTTATTCGTGTATGACCTTGAAACTGCTACTGCAGTGTATAGAAATAGAATTAGCCCAGATCCAATTTTTCTGACTTCTGAAGCTTCATCAGTTGGTGGCTTTTATGCTGTCAACAGACGTGGTCAGGTCTTACTTGCCACTGTAAATGAATCAACAATTGTGCCTTTTGTTAGTGGACAA TTAAACAATCTGGAGCTTGCCGTCAATCTTGCAAAAAGAGGAAATCTACCCGGTGCAGAGAATttg GTTGTTCAACGTTTTCAAGAATTGTTTGCTCAAACAAAGTACAAAGAGGCTGCCGAGCTCGCTGCAGAATCTCCTCAAGGCATTCTCCGTACGCCAGATACAGTGGCAAAATTTCAG AGTGTACCGGTACAATCTGGACAGACACCACCATTGTTGCAGTATTTTGGGACCCTCCTAACCAAAGGAAAGCTAAATGCCTTTGAATCATTGGAACTATCTCGTCTTGTTGTCAATCAAAACAAGAAGAACCTTTTGGAGAATTGGTTGGCTGAAGACAAGCTGGAATGTAGCGAGGAACTTGGGGACCTCGTGAAG ACTGTTGATAATGATCTTGCTTTAAAGATTTATATCAAAGCTAGGGCAACTCCTAAAGTTGTTGCAGCTTTTGCTGAGCGAAGAGAGTTCGACAAAATTTTGATTTACTCCAAGCAG GTTGGATATGTGCCTGATTATTTGTTtctcttgcaaacaattctTCGATCAGATCCACAG GGAGCTGTTAATTTTGCTTTAATGATGGCCCAGATGGAGGGAGGATGTCCAGTTGATTTCAATACGATAACAGATCTTTTTCTTCAG AGAAACTTGATACGTGAGGCAACGGCCTTCCTCTTGGATGTCCTTAAGCCCAATTTGCCCGAACATGCTCACCTGCAAACCAAG GTCCTCGAAATTAATCTAGTAACATTTCCTAATGTTGCTGATGCCATATTAGCAAATGGCATGTTCAGCCACTATGATCGTGCTCGCATTGCTCAACTCTGTGAGAAAGCCGGTCTATATGTCAGAGCCCTTCAG CACTACACTGAACTGCCAGATATCAAACGCGTTATTGTGAATACGCATGCAATCGAGCCACAG TCTCTTGTAGAATTTTTTGGGACACTATCTCAGGAATGGGCACTAGAGTGCATGAAAGATCTTTTGCTGGTCAATCTGAGAGGAAATCTTCAGATAATAGTGCAG GTTGCCAAAGAATATTGTGAGCAGCTGGGTGTCGAGGCATGTATCAAGCTATTTGAGCAATTTAAGTCCTATGAAggtctttacttttttttgggATCATATTTGAGCTCCAG CGAGGATCCTGACATCCACTTCAAGTACATTGAGGCAGCTGCCAAGACAGGACAAATTAAGGAGGTTGAGCGTGTAACACGAGAATCAAATTTCTATGATGCTGAAAAGGCCAAAAATTTTCTAATGGAAGCCAAACTTCCTGATGCAAGGCCGTTAATCAATGTGTGTGATCGCTTTGGTTTTATTCCTGATCTCACTCACTACCTTTATACCAACAACATGCTGCGGTATATAGAAGGATATGTCCAGAAG GTCAATCCAGGGAATGCTCCTTTAGTTGTAGGACAGCTTCTTGATGATGAGTGCCCCGAGGACTTCATTAAAGGCTTGATTCTATCTGTTCGTTCTTTGCTTCCAGTTGAGCCTCTTGTGGATGAGTGTGAAAAGAG GAATCGCCTTCGATTGCTTACTCAATTTTTGGAGCATCTTGTGAGTGAAGGAAGCCAAGATGTCCATGTGCACAATGCTTTGGGTAAAATTATTATTGACAGCAACAACAACCCTGAGCACTTTCTTACCACCAACCCATATTATGATTCACGTGTCGTGGGGAAGTTCTGTGAGAAGCGTGATCCCACACTTGCTGTTGTTGCATACCGTAGAGGGCAATGTGACGAAGAGCTTATTAATGTAACAAGCAGGAATTCTCTTTTTAAGTTGCAAGCCAG ATATGTTGTGGAGAGAATGGATGGTGATCTCTGGGAGAAGGTTCTTAACCCCGAGAATGAGTACAGAAGACAACTCATTGATCAAGTTGTCTCTACTGCTTTGCCTGAAAGCAAGAGTCCTGAGCAGGTTTCTGCTGCTGTTAAAGCTTTTATGACTGCTGATCTTCCCCATGAGCTAATTGAACTTCTTGAAAAAATTGTTCTCCAAGACTCTGCTTTTAGTGGCAATTTTAATTTGCAAAACCTGCTTATCTTGACAGCCATTAAGGCTGATCCATCACGAGTTATGGACTATATTAATAGATTAGATAACTTTGATGGGCCTGCTGTTGGAGAGGTTGCTGTGGAAGCACAATTGTATGAAGAAGCATTTGCTATATTTAAGAAGTTTAACTTAAATGTTCAAGCAGTCAACGTGTTGCTGGACAATATCCAAAGTATTCCACGGGCTGTGGAGTTTGCATACCGTGTCGAAGAAGATGCTGTATGGAGTCAGGTGGCTAAAGCTCAGCTGAGAGATGGACTAGTAAGTGATGCAATTGAGTCATTTATCCGTGCCGATGATGCCACTCAATTTTTGGATGTTATTCGTGCTGCTGAGGATGATGAATGTTATCACGATTTGGTGAAGTATCTACTGATGGTTAGGCAGAACACTAAGGAGCCCAAGGTGGACAACGAGCTCATATATGCTTATGCAAAGATCGACAGATTAAGTGACATTGAGGAGTTCATACTTATGCCAAATGTAGCCAACCTTCATAATGTTGGTGATCGTTTGTTCGACGAGGCTTTATATGAAGCTGCAAAAATCATATATGCTTTCATATCTAACTGGGCTAAGCTGGCAGTCACACTTGTCAGGCTGCAACAGTTTCAAGGTGCAGTTGATGCTGCTCGTAAGGCAAATAGTGCAAAGACATGGAAAGAAGTCTGCTTTGCTTGTGTCGATGCCGAGGAGTTTCGCTTGGCGCAGATATGTGGGCTGAATATTATTGTACAG GTGGATGACCTGGAAGAGGTGAGCGAGTACTACCAAAATAGAGGATGCTTCAATGAGCTTATATCTCTTATGGAGAGTGGTCTGGGGTTGGAACGTGCTCATATGGGCATCTTCACTGAGTTGGGTGTCCTTTATGCCAGATACCGTCATGAGAAGTTAATGGAGCATATTAAACTCTTCTCAACTCGTCTCAACATTCCAAAGTTGATCCGAGCTTGTGATGAACAACAGCATTGGAAGGAACTTACctatttatatattcaatatgATGAGTTTGATAACGCTGCCTCAACTGTCATGAATCATTCCCCCGAAGCTTGGGATCATATGCAGTTTAAAGATATAATAGTTAAAGTGGCGAGTGTAGAGCTATATTACAAGGCCGTTCACTTCTATTTCCGAGAGCATCCGGACCTTATTAATGATGTTCTCAATGTCCTTGCACTACGTGTTGACCATACACGTGTGGTGGACATTATACGAAAG GAGGGCCAACTTCCCCTTGTAAAACCTTATATGGTTGCAGTTCAGAGCAACAATGTATCTGCTGTAAATGAGGCGTTGAATGAAATTTATGTTGAGGAGGAAGATTATGATAGATTGCGTGAATCTATTAATTTTCATGATAACTTTGACCAGATTGCCCTTGCACAGAAA ATTGAGAAACACGAGCTTCTTGAGATGAGGCGTGTGGCTGCATATATTTACAAGAAGGCAGGTAGATGGAAACAGTCTATTGCATTGTCTAAAAAAGACAAAGTTTACAAGGATGCCATGGAGACTGCATCACAATCTGGGGACCGTGAGCTGGCAGAGGAGCTGCTTGTTTATTTCATTGAACAG GGAAAGAAGGAATGCTTTGCttcatgtttatttgtttgttatgATCTCATTCGTCCAGATGTTGC